A genomic stretch from Xenopus laevis strain J_2021 chromosome 6S, Xenopus_laevis_v10.1, whole genome shotgun sequence includes:
- the LOC121395112 gene encoding uncharacterized protein LOC121395112, with the protein MDVPLGLRVSSVLASFASDVVDTFVKIKKPGQRDDDDDEDYKEADEQSSEAEQPEEIEIGKLDTGIVKNEVLYIAVISILGVVAGLIAIGWILHCIFARKKKAYDEEKPPPPDFIQKHKDYWDTVMQWAKKAPIHKLKEVIVVKDEIPINKPKISEIPEEKKTKAGETKISQKSDKVFSKEMKKVELQEVPLSSMEIPQEKKETTARKLKKFHKTKTKKISPKLQEHKKEHIKSKELEKVELQEVPKSSIEIQRELQTMDQVSPVKESTPQIIKKVSEFRGKPEKVSVPGEPIFKSKRIRCYMWNEDLPSGVQQPDATLRPIFPGKVTPITNKDR; encoded by the exons CGAGCTTTGCATCAGATGTCgtggatacatttgtaaaaatcaaGAAACCAGGCCAAAgagatgacgatgatgatgaagATTATAAGGAAGCCGACGAGCAAAGCAGTGAAGCAGAACAGCCTGAAGAAATAGAAATTGGAAAACTGGATACTGGAATTGTCAAAAATGAAGTTTTATATATTGCTGTTATAAGTATCCTTGGCGTAGTTGCAGGACTAATAGCCATTGGATG GATCCTGCATTGCATATTTGCAAGAAAGAAGAAGGCCTATGATGAAGAGAAGCCACCTCCACCAGATTTCATACAGAAGCATAAAGACTATTG GGATACAGTTATGCAATGGGCAAAGAAGGCCCCAATTCATAAACTTAAAGAGGTAATTGTGGTAAAGGATGAGATTCCAATTAACAAACCTAAAATATCTGAGATACCAGAAGAAAAGAAGACCAAAGCTGGTGAAACTAAAATATCTCAGAAATCTGATAAAGTGTTTTCCAAGGAGATGAAAAAGGTGGAATTGCAGGAAGTTCCACTATCATCTATGGAAATACCTCAAGAGAAGAAGGAGACCACAGCTAGGAAACTTAAAAAATTTCATAAAACAAAGACAAAGAAAATATCTCCTAAATTACAAGAGCATAAGAAAGAGCACATAAAATCCAAGGAGCTGGAAAAAGTGGAATTGCAGGAAGTTCCAAAATCATCTATAGAAATACAAAGAGAGCTTCAAACTATGGACCAGGTGTCTCCTGTCAAGGAAAGTACAccacaaatcattaaaaaagtgtCAGAATTTAGAGGAAAACCAGAAAAAGTTTCAGTGCCAGGGGAACcaatatttaaaagtaaaag gatTAGATGTTATATGTGGAATGAAGATTTGCCCTCCGGTGTGCAACAGCCTGATGCAACACTACGACCAATATTTCCTGGCAAAGTTACACCAATTACTAATAAAGATAGGTGA